gtagctgggattacaggcatgtgccaccgtgcccagctattttttttttttagacggagtttccctcttgttgcccaggctggagtgcaaatggcaccatctcggctcactgcaacctccgcctcccaggttcaagcgattttctcacctcagcctcccaactagctaggatcacaggcacccgttaccacgcctggctaatttttgtattttttagtagagatggggtttcaccatgttggccaggctggtctcaaactcctgacctcaggtgatccactcacctcggcctcccaaagtgttgggattacaggcatgaaccaccacacctggcccatgttgggatttaaaaataaaacaaaaaaactgattatttaaacatttcaggCCATCTAATCCCGTGGCTCCTAACCCTTTAGAGACCATCAGACTCACATCCTCATTCAGGTGGTCAGCCAATGAGTGGTCCAGCAGCAGAAGCCTGTGAAAGAGGTCCAGGCCCGAGGGGGCTGGCCCACGGGGTAGGTGAGGGGCCTTTGACTCTTCCAGGTCACCCCACCCTGAGGGACCCAGAGGCATCCCTGCCCAGACATCCACACTCAGCTCAGGGTTCTGCGGCCTGGAATGGATGAGACAGCAAGTCAGCCTCCCTTGTGTTCTCTATCAACCCGCTTTGAGAGGCTCCCAGGGAGTTTAGGGGGAAAGAGGGAACTAGCCACTGATGGGAGATCCTGGGACCCAGAAACCATGGAATGTCATTCTTAGGAAGATCTGAGAGTTGTCCATTTTCTGCCACTGGGGGGACAGAAAAAAGAAGGACAacgagccgggcgcagtggctcacacctgtaatcccagcactttggaaggccaaggtgggcggatcacatgaggtcgggagttcgagaccagcctgaccaacatggagaaaccccatctctactaaaaatacaaaattagctggggtggtggtgcatgcctgtaattccagctactcgggaggctgaggcaggagaatcgcttgaacccgggaggcggaggttgtggtgagctgagattgcgccattgcactccagcctgggcaaaaagagcgaaactccgtctcaaaaaaaaaaaaaaaaaaaaaaaaaaaaaaaacggagaaCAACCAAAAGGGCTAcgaatggccaggcacggtggctcccacctgtaatcccagcattctgggaggctgaggtgggtggatcacctgaggtcgggagtttgagaccagcctgaccaatatggtgaaaccccatctctactaaaattacaaaaattagccaggcatggtggcatgtgcctgtaatcccagctactcaggaggctgaggcaggagaactgcttgaacccgggaggcggaggttacagtgagccaagatcacaccactgcactccagcctgggcgacagagcgagactctgtctcaaaaaaaaaaaaaagaaaagaaaaaagaaagggctgccaggtgcggtggctcatgcctgtaatcccagcactttgggaggccaaggcgggcagatcacctgaggtcgggacttcgagaccagcctgaccaatatggagaaaccccgtctctactaaaaatacaaaattagctgggtgtggtgcacatgcctgtaatcccagctaccagggaggctgaggcaggagaattgcttaaacctgggaggcagaggttgcggtgagccgagatagcgccactgcactccagcctgggcaacaagagcaaaactccgtctcaaaaaaaaaaagaaaaaaaagaaaaagaaagggctaCGAATTTGGAGCCAAATTAGCCCAGAGACACTGAACAGTGATACTAAGAGCAAGAAATTTAAGGGCTTAGAGATTTGGAGGAGGAAAGAATTAGAAGGCAATGGAGGTCTAGGgtggtggctcccatctgtagtcccagcactttgggaagctgaggcaggcagatcgctgagctgagcccaggagtttgagaacagcctgggcaacatggcgaaaccctgtctctacaaaaaattttaaaaattagccgagagtggtggtgtgtgcctgtggttccagctgctcaggaggctgaggtgggaggatggcttcagcctgggaggcggaggttgcagtgagccgtgaatatgtcactgcacttcagcctgggtgacaaaatgcaACCCcccgtctcaaaaagagaaagaaggcaatGGAGGCATGAGAGGTATCGAAGAGATACCAAGGAGCTGAAGAATTACAATTCTGAAGAATTTGTAACTCCAGGCATCTCGTGAGGAAGCCAGAACGAGGCAACTGGGAGCAAGCACTGAGAGAACCTGGGGGATGTGGCCCTGTGGAGTGGAGGAAGGGGTCAGTACCTGTGCGTGGAATTGTCTGCAGCTGGGGGTGCAGCCCGTCCAGTCAGAGGTCCATGCTGTCCCAGGCGAAGCCCCTGAACTCGGCCTAGCCCCAGGCTGTGGAGAAGCCGCGCCAAGCCCCCTGCAGTCAGCGTCCCATTCTCTCCATACAGGCCAAACAGCTGGGCCAGGTAATGGTTCTGCTCCTGCTCAGCAGGGCCCAGGTTGGGGACTGAGCCCCCTACCCAGCCCAAGACGACCCACACACAGAAGCCAGCCAGCAGATGACTCACTGGGGACCCCATCATTGGTGAGGGGAATGGCTTAGGGTCTCAGGTTCTGGCTCCTATTCTCCCTGAAACATCCTGAGGACTGTGCCCTGGAAGAAGAACAAATGGCCTGGAGTTGCTGCTCTGCTCTCCAGCTCGGGTCCATGGGGGAGCCAGAGCTCCTTACACCTGTTCCCCACTGAGTCCAGCAGTAGCCCCTACTGCAgccttctttctcccttcacACTGCCTTCTTTGGGAGCAGCCTCTTGTTTGCCGGTTCCTAGAGCACTTCCCTGACTCGGAGCTCTCCCCATACTTCATCCAGAGCTGACTGTCCATTCCTTGTCCCCTAAACCCCACCCCTCAACTTTGCACCACCTCTTTATCCCCCCTTAATCCCCAGGGCCTCACCCCTACTGGCAATGCAAGAGCTGTCACCTCAGGTCCCTTGTTAGATCTTGCCGTTGATGTTAAGCAGTTCCTGAGTCAGGGAGGGGGGAATCCAGGCTTAGCCTCCAGGTGTCCAGGTGGATCGGAGGCCACGTCACATAGAAGGCTGAGATGGACACGCACCCCCTCCTAGCCCACCTGCCTTGGGGCGGGGTCAGGGGTGGGGCCAGTGTGTGAAGGCTCACATAAGAGAGGAGTTAATGGTTCACTGGTCTCTGGGGTGGGGGTCAAAGGTCAGTCTCTGCTGGGCCCCTGAGTAGGGAGGGGCCACCCTCTGCCCTGGGAAAGCCACATGGCTAAGGAGAACCTGGGCCTAGTCTTTTTCGTCTTAAATAATTCACCCCATCCTTAACACAGTTAGTACCATTTTAGCCCTTTCCCGCATGTACTTCCACCCCACCTACCTTACATCTGGCACTAAACTTCATCTCCAACCCCCATCCCCATATTCCTTGGGAAGGTTGGACCCAGGTGTCCCTAacctggggaggagggggaaaagGCAGATCAGTGGCAAGCCCAGATGCATGCATGGGAAATAAACTGTTTTTAGCAATTTCTCACCCCAAGAAGAGAAAGAGCCAGAGCTCTAGGGATCAATGACCAAGAAAGGGGAAGCCCTGTGGGGGAGAGGAAACAAGGATCTGGGCTCCCCTCTGATGTCTGACCTGGCCTAAAATCAGGCAAGCAAAGTCTGATAGGGGTGACTGGTCCAGGGGGTTGAGGTTGGCATTACCTGATCGCAGGAGACAAGGACACCCAGAGGAAGGGGGACACAGCCTTCTTGGTTCCAGCTGGGGGGGTAGGCAGGCAGGCGGGCAAGGGTCACCTGCAgggagggggtaggggagggaCACTACCTTAAAGGGGCAGGTCTGCTTTGCCTGGGCCTCCTTACCTGTAACCTATCTTCCTTCCACCTTCTAGAGACACCCCACCTTCCCAAATGCCTAGTTGCTAACCTCTTCCTTTTCCCACAAAAAGCAAAGGAGTCCAACACAGAGTAGAATGGTTAACATTTATTAGGAAGGAGAGATTTCAGTTAGACTCCCATGTCTCATACAGAAGAAACAGATGGTAactgccatttctttctttctggacaCCTGGAGGCTAAgcctggattctttttttcttttttttttgagatgggaatttctctcttgtcgcccaggctggagtgcaatggtgcaatttcggctcaccataacctccgcctcctgggttcaagcaagtctcctgcctcagcctcccgagtagctgggattacaggcatgcaccaccacgcctggctaattttgtacctttagtagagatggggtttctccatgttggtcaggctggtctcgaactcccgacctcaggtgatccacccacctcggcctcccaaagtgctgggattacaggcgtgagccaccgcgcccagccagtaacTGCCATTTCTAAAGAGGAAAGAGAGCAGGCAGAGGGTCCTGACTCCCAGGGGACAGCTAGTTCAGCTGGACAATGAGGGAGTATGAGATTAGGGTGGATAAGAACACTGCTCACCACCCCTCCACTGAAGTTCAGTGGCTAAAATACTGCTACACCAGCCAGCCAGTGGAAGGCTATCTTGCTCTCCAGGAGACACTTGGGATGTGGTGGTGGCAGGAAGAAAGAATGTCATGCTATCTTTTGCTGCTCCTCCGGGTTTCTTTGCCGTTACTAACAGGGTTGCTGGAAGGGCCAGGTGGGCCTGCAGGTGTGTGGTTGGGCTGGCTTCGAGTGATTCGGGTGCTGGGCGGGTGGGAGGGAGTATGAGGGGGATGTGGGCCACCACCAGGACCTGTTGGGGCACTCAGTCCATTCCCATTCTGGCTCTCAGAGGCTAGTTGTGGGAGGAGAAGAAACAAAGGAATTAGTTAACATAGGAGAGGGGTCCATCTCAAGGCCTGCCTGCATCCCCCAAAGAGTGGCACAGTCTTCACCATGCACAACTGCGGTCTTAATGCCAATTGGACCAAATGCAAAAGACTGTGGGCTGTAAATATGAACGAAGCTCCAGAGAAGACTCACATGATCATTTGGGAAGTTGCTACATGAACCTCGGTatgatatttttctcttgtatttaTCTCACTATTATTGGGAATCAGACCTAGAATTAGCTGTTTAGTTCTAGGCTCAAGGATCTCTGACAAAAATGCCCCTttactgggccaggcgcagtggctcacgcctgtaatctcagtactttgagaggccgaggtgggtggatcacacggtcaggcattcgaggccagcctggccaacatagtgaaaccccgtctctactgaaaatacaaaaaattagctgggtgtggtggcgggcgcctgtaatcccagctactcaggaggctgaggcaggagagtcacctaaacctgggaggcgaggttgcagtgagccaagattgcaccattgcactccagccctggcgacagtgcgagactccatctgaattaaacaacaacaacaacaaaagcccttTTACCAAAAGTGATTATAAAACTGAAGAAGCATGGCAAGGGGAAGGGCCTGAAATCTCTGCGTTAAAATATgaggcacttaaaaaaaaaaggtgtgtatgtgtgtaccaTAATGATAATgttcattttggaaaatacagataaGCATAAGTGAAAACATTATTACACATAATCTTACCCACCAAAGATAATAACAAGtcacatttttgtgtatataaatttttatttttaaatttttactgttttagagatgaggtctcagtttgtcacccaggctggagtgcagtggtgtgatcatagctcactgcagcctcaaactccttgctcaagcaatgctcctgcctcagcctcccaagtagctaggacgaTGGGTGTgtaccactgcatctggcttaaATTTTCAATGTTTGACTGAAGCCAGGTGTGTGGGATGATTTCTTTGAGCTCTCATAATTCTGGACATACCACTATCATTGAACTTAACCATGGCATATTATAATCATTATCTCTCTCCTGTATAAACCACAAGCCCCTAAAGGTAGTGTTTTATTCTGTGGCAAATAGAAGGTGCTCTAGAAACATCTGTTACATGAAGGCATAGGCTTGCTTCTTGCATGCAGTAGGGCACTATGAACCCTAAATAGCATGGAAGTTATAGCctagtggttcttttttttttttttttttttgagaaacagtctcactgttgcccaggctggagtgcagtggcatgatctcagctcactgcaacctccgcttcccaggttcaagccattctcctgcctcagcctcccaagtagctgggattacaggctcctgccacaacatctggctaatttttgtatttttaatagagatggggtttcgccacgttggccatggctggtcttgaactcctgacctcaggtgatctgcctgccttggcctcccaaagtgctgggattacaggcgtgagccactgcgcctggccaacccAGTGGTTCTTAAACCATATCTCTGCTGAACCCTGCTGCTTCACTGGACTAAGATATCTGCAGcccatggctgggtgtggtgctcacacatgtaatcccagcactttgggaggccgaggcgggcaggtcacctgaggtcaggagttcaaaaccagcctggccatcatggtgaaaccctgtctctacaaaaattagccaggcatgatggcaggtgcctgtaatcccagctactcaggaggctgaggcaggagaattgcttgaacccgggaggcggaggttgcagtgagccaaggtcacgtaattgcactccagcctgggtgacatagactctgtcttaaaaaaaaaaattagccgcgcatggtggcaggtgcctgtaatcacagctacttgggaggctgaggcaggagaatcacttgaggcggaggttgcagtaagctgagattgcgccattgcactccagcctggttgacaagagcgagacagtctcaaaaaaaaaaaaaaaaaaaaaaagaggggtctGGGAGAATTGGGTGAAGGAGGATATACTGAGAAAAGAGAGCTTTGGAAAAGGAATGAGGGAAATGCATCTTTCTAGGCTGAGCAGAGTGGGAGAGTTAGGAGGACCAGTGGATGGAAGGGAACAGATTTACCTGGAGAAGCAGCAGAGGGTCCAGTGGTAGGCTGGGAAGCTGAAGAGTTGCTGTCATTCTGCACCTGAAGGCACAGATTACGTATTCAGATCCTGCTCCCTCCCATGCTTCTTGTCTTGATCTGCCCTCCTTTCCCACCATTGTGCCACAGGACTCACCGCCTTGTTGGGTGCCTGCTGGGTGCTGTACTCTGGATTTGGCTCACTGAAGTTAGGAACCTCAGAATAAACCATACAGAATCTGCAAGGGGAGAAAGTAGCTAAAGCCTTGGATTCATCCTCTGAGCCACTGCTGGAGGCCTCAGAAAAGTGCCGATAGGTTGGACGTGAtcactcacatctgtaatcatagcactttgggaggctgaagcgggaggatcgctttagcccatgagtttgggaccagcctgggcaacatggcgaaaccccgtctctataaaaaatacaaaaaaattagctgggtgtggtgaagcacgcctgtagtctcagctacttgggaggctgatgtgggaggatcacctgaccctgggaggtcaaggctaccgtgagccgggatcatgccactgcactccagcctgggcgacagagactgtttctcaagaaaaacaacaacaacagagaaagtccagaaataaggtTTGGAGTACACACCCTATGCTGCCTCCTTGCAAACCCCTTTGCCCTGGTGCTTCTTGGTCCCAATCCCCAAGACAGCACTTACTCTCCAATCTTCTGCAGATCACCCCCACGGCCAGTATATAGTGTCAGACAACCTTTGAAAACTGAAGCGTACCTACGGgaccaaaaaaagcaaaattcagaGTACTCAGAAGTGTTATAGGGACTGTTAACCCCATCTTGATTGTTGTTGCCTTTGGAAGGCCAGAAGTCACCAGCTGGCTTACCCTTTGGTGAGCCGGATAATGTCCCCAGGCTGGATCAGATTGCCGACATCATCCCAGACAGAGATATTGATGCTGCCTGTTTTGTCCGCCACTTTGCAGGTCCGAACCTCATGCCCGTCCTTTGTCTTGGTCACTCGGCCTGAACAGAACAGATAaatcgaggtgggaggatggtcaAATAAATGGGGTGGTAGCTGTCAGAAGGATGAGATATTGGTGGAATGAGGGAAAAGGTGTACAAGCAGGGGAAAGGCCAAATCCCTGGGGCATAAGGGGTTGGGATTGTggaaggggtggtggtgggggtggaggtgggagttcAGGGGCCAGCACCATGGAGAGGGCCCTGAGTGGAAAGAGGCCTGTGGCACAGGAGGTCTAGATCTGGCAAGAGTTCTAGCTACCCTATAACTGACTGCAACTTTCTGTCCCAGGGTCGAAGAGAGAGATTGGGAGTGAGGAGTGTCTTGCAGCTTGCCTTGCCATCCCCATAGCAAGTTAATAAAGCAGACAGCGTTCTTCccctcctgccccccaccccaatcCCGCCAACCCGCCACCCCAGTATAGACACCTGTCTCCAGCACAATGAAGATGAGGTTCAGATTCTTGAGCCCAGGTTTGATATCCTTCACAAAGGTCTCCGTCGTCATGCTGCCCGAGCCTCGTCACCCCACTGGATGGGGAATAAAAGATGAAGGCTTAATGCTTGAATCATTTGCCCCCATGCTCCACTTCCCAAGGCCTACCTACCCCATTAGGCCAGGGTCAGGCAGCCTCAACCCCTCTAACGCttctaaaagatttaaaaagaacatCCCTGGAGGCCTCCAACTTCAAGATCAGAATTTGGGGGTCTCTGGACAGGCTGCTTTGGGGCTGGAAGGCCCCCTGCCGGGATGCTCTTTTAGTCTCAAGCCCTGAAGTGGCGGAGCCGACGGAGACAGGAGTAGGGAACCCGGTGCAGAGCCAGGGAGTAGAAGAATCCTACTGGCCAGACCTTCCCGAACCCTCATCTCGACAACCCGGGACTCGCTCCATGCCCTCCCCTGCCCGCCGCCCACCACCCACCCAGCCAGCCGGCAGGACTGTGCACGCCGCTGAGCAGCCCGCAGGGGGAGCCGCAGGCTGCGCGGCCGCCGGATGCTGCCTGGTGGAACGCGGGAGTGCGGCCATTCCCGGAAGTTTCCCCCGGCTGGCTTCCTCCGGCCAATCAGCACCGCCCGGGCGCGCCCTGCGTCCCGCCGCCTGCCCTGCCCAGCCAATCGGGATCAGAGACTCGTGCGCCGCGAAGGGGGTGAATTTCAGGTATTAAAGGAACCTTGGAGATAGTTGGCTCTGCAGGGGGAAAGATCCACCACTAGAGGGCGCACAGGGCCCTAATTTTTCTTAACTTGGCTGAGGAGAATGCACTTAGGCTCTAAGACGTTTCTTAGGCTCTAAGAGtgacacaatgggaaaaggagCAAGGGTTTCGGAATCTGGCGGACAaaagtttgaatcctggctcaaTGCTTCACTTCCTTTCTCGACTATTTAAACATATGTAATTCCAATTCCGctaggcgcggtggttcacgcctgtaatcccagcaggtagGGAGGCATAGGCTGGAGGAtagcatgagtccaggagttccagacctgcctaggaaatatagcgagaccccattctccacaaaaagggaaaacaaagacaaaaaatatgtaattccATCTTACGAAAAAAcggaagttatattttaaaaagtgccttgcacacagtaggcacaCACGGTTTCCTCCCTTTTTATTGCTCTAACCCTTATCTTTGTTCCTGATTTGGGGTTCTCATCTTTAAGGCACTATCCAGCTTGGTCAAGGTCTCTGGGAAAAGTGGCATTTATACCAGAGACAAAAGGCAGGCTCacccttcttggaagagatggAACCTGAGGCATAGAGAGAAACATTTGTtagtccctcttttttttttttttttgaaacagggtctcgctgtgtaacccaggttggagtgtagtggtgcaatcttggctcactgcaacctttgcctccctggctcaagcgatcctcccaccacagcctccgtagtagctggtactacaggttcACACTACTatcctcggctaatttttgtatttttgtatttttttttttttttttttttttgtagagacagagtttcgtcatgtttcccaggctggtctcaggctcctcaagcgatccgcccacctcgtcctgccaaagtgctaggattacaggcgtgagcccttgCACCTGCCCGcaaaggagtcttgctctgtctcccaggctggagtgcagtggtgcgatcttggctcactgcaacctctgcctcccgggttcaagcgattctcctgtgttagtctccctagtagctgggattacaggcgcccgccactacgcccggctactttttttgtatttttagtagagacggggtttcaccatgttggccagcctggtctcaaactcctgacctcgtgatccacccgcctcggcctcccaaagtgttgggattaaaggcgtgaaccaccgcgcccggccatactactattttttttttttttttttttttttgagacgaagtctcgctctgtcgcccaggctggagtgcagtggtcggatcccagctcactgcaagctccgcctcccgggttcacgccattctcctgcctcagcctcccgagtaactgggactacaggcgcccgccacatcgcctggctagttttttgtattttttttagtagagacggggtttcaccgtgttagccaggatggtctcgatttcctgacctcgtgatccacccgtctcggcctcccaaagtgctgggattacaggcttgagccaccgcgcccggctcatacTACTCGTATCTTACTTGATCGCAGAGTCCCTCTAGAGGACGGCAGAAAGGAGGCCTGAAACTTTAGTTCCTTTCGGGACCTGTTAAATTGTCCACAAAAGGTAGCTAGCTCTGTATTGTTGT
The Rhinopithecus roxellana isolate Shanxi Qingling chromosome 10, ASM756505v1, whole genome shotgun sequence DNA segment above includes these coding regions:
- the NABP2 gene encoding SOSS complex subunit B1 is translated as MTTETFVKDIKPGLKNLNLIFIVLETGRVTKTKDGHEVRTCKVADKTGSINISVWDDVGNLIQPGDIIRLTKGYASVFKGCLTLYTGRGGDLQKIGEFCMVYSEVPNFSEPNPEYSTQQAPNKAVQNDSNSSASQPTTGPSAASPASESQNGNGLSAPTGPGGGPHPPHTPSHPPSTRITRSQPNHTPAGPPGPSSNPVSNGKETRRSSKR